The genomic segment ACCCGACCGGGGACTGGATCTCGATATCCGGAGGCGTGGTCGGGGTCATTCCGAAAAGCACACGTGGGGTGAGCTGCAGAGGCACGCGAATCGCGATTCGGAGCGCGGTTCGTGTCGCGACTTGCAGAGGCGGTTCCGGGAGACCGACCAAGGGCGCGGTCGAATGAAAGCGCCGGGACGCGTGGGGCGTCCCGGCCGAATCAACCCAGGGTCAGGCGTTTCGCACAGTAGGACAGGTTGATCCCGTCCCGAAGAGAGGCGTCTGCGGACTAGCGCAGCTTCTTCTTGTGGCGCATCGCCTTGATGCGCTTCTTATACTTGTGGCGCCGAATCTTAGACAGCTTGCGCTTTCGACCACAAGGCATCTATTGGCCTCCCTTCATGAGACTTGCTTTCAGAAGCCGCGAGGCTTTGAACACCGGCACGCGGCGGGGCGGGATGTTCACCGGTTCCTTGGTCTTCGGATTGCGCGCGATCTTGGGCTTGCGCAGTTTGGTGGACAAGACACCGAAGCCTCGGATTTCGATGCGGTTCCCTTCCAACAGCATCTTGCACATCTCGTCGAGGAACATCTGCACGAGTTTGCCGACGTCTCGTTTGGTTATGCTGGGGTGAACCTGGCGGGAGATGGTCTCGACCAGGTCGGCTTTGGTTACTGTCATGTGCGCCCTCCTCTAGCTACAAGTACTGCAACTGTACGAACTGCAGCTACCACAAGACTTTGACGAAGATGAAACCCTCTTCTCGGCGCCAGCGACGGCAAACGACGAAAAGCAGCGGGTGAGCTTTTGTGTCCCGCACTTGGGGCAGACAATCTCTTCCTCGTCACGCCTGCTCAGTACGAGTTCTTCGAATTCGTGGTTGCAGATGCTGCAACTGAACTCGCGAATTGGCATAAGCGATTATAGGACAAAGACTTTCGCGTGTCAAGCGCAGCATTTGAGCTAAGTTACAGGCTTGTGGGGAGTTGGCAGTAGAGGCCCCGGTCGAACCGGGTCTTTGGGTACAGCCCTCGGACCGCTTCGCGCGCTATTCGTAGCGAAGGGCCTCAATCGGGTTGAGGCGCGCGGCGCGTGAGGCGGGATAGATGCCAAAGAAGATCCCCACCCCGGCGGAGAAGCCAACCCCGACCAGGACCGTCCAAAGCGGCGCCGCGGCTTTTAGATGTGCCGCCAGTTCAACCACTTTTGCGATTCCGAGTCCAAGCGCCACGCCGATTGCCCCGCCGACAAGCGAGAGCATCACCGCCTCGAGCAGGAACTGCCAGAGCACGTCCTGATTCGTTGCGCCCAGAGCTTTTCGCAGGCCGATTTCGCGGGTACGTTCCGCTACTGCGACCAGCATGATGTTCATGATGCCGATGCCGCCCACCAGCAGTGAGATCGCGGCCACCGCGACCATGACAAGGTAGGCGACGCGTGTGATGCTGCGATAGATGTCGCGGATGGTGTCCTGGGTGCTGATGCCGAAGTCGTCGGGCTTGTCGTAGCCGAGCCGGTGGCGGCGGCGCATCAACTCGCGCACCTCGTCGATGGCTTTCTCCACGGGGACGCTCTTCCTAGGCATGGCGGCCACGGAGATGCTGTACATCAGTTCGCCGATGCCGCGGCCGGGCGCGAAATCCTTCTCAAAAGTCGTGATCGGCACGATGATGGCATTGTCCTGGCTCTGACCGAGGAAGCTGCCTTTGCGGGCGAGCACGCCGACGACGACATAGCTCTTGCCGTCCAGCACCAGCCGTTTCCCCAGGGGGATCTCGTGGGGAAAGAGGTTGTCGACGACGTAGCCGCCAATGACGCAGACCGAGTGGCGGCGCAGGCTGTCGTCCGAGTTGATGAACCGGCCGGTCTCAACCTGGTAGTTGCCGACCTCCGCCAGGGCCGGGGTCGAGCCGCTCACCTCGACGCCCGTCACTTTGTTGCTCCGCCACGTGATCTTGCTGATGGTCCGGCTGCGGGACGCCGTCACCCTGTAGATGCTGGGTAGCTGGCTGATGGCGAGTGCGTCGTCCATCGTCAGGTTCGGGCGTTTGTTGATTTCGTCCCAGTCGAGCCGGCCCATTCCAAAGGCGAATTTCTGGATGAAGAGGGTGTTGGACCCGAGCGAGGATATCTGTTTCTCGACCTCGTAGTTCATGCCCTGGATAAGAGAAACGATGGCTATCACCGTCATCACGCCGATGATGATGCCAAGCGCGGTCAGGAAGGAGCGCATGCGGTGCGTGCGGAAGGTGTCGAGCGAGAGACGTACCAGTTCGAGTAGGGGCATCGTTCAGTC from the candidate division WOR-3 bacterium genome contains:
- a CDS encoding integration host factor subunit beta, coding for MTVTKADLVETISRQVHPSITKRDVGKLVQMFLDEMCKMLLEGNRIEIRGFGVLSTKLRKPKIARNPKTKEPVNIPPRRVPVFKASRLLKASLMKGGQ
- a CDS encoding zinc ribbon domain-containing protein; this translates as MPIREFSCSICNHEFEELVLSRRDEEEIVCPKCGTQKLTRCFSSFAVAGAEKRVSSSSKSCGSCSSYSCSTCS
- a CDS encoding FtsX-like permease family protein encodes the protein MPLLELVRLSLDTFRTHRMRSFLTALGIIIGVMTVIAIVSLIQGMNYEVEKQISSLGSNTLFIQKFAFGMGRLDWDEINKRPNLTMDDALAISQLPSIYRVTASRSRTISKITWRSNKVTGVEVSGSTPALAEVGNYQVETGRFINSDDSLRRHSVCVIGGYVVDNLFPHEIPLGKRLVLDGKSYVVVGVLARKGSFLGQSQDNAIIVPITTFEKDFAPGRGIGELMYSISVAAMPRKSVPVEKAIDEVRELMRRRHRLGYDKPDDFGISTQDTIRDIYRSITRVAYLVMVAVAAISLLVGGIGIMNIMLVAVAERTREIGLRKALGATNQDVLWQFLLEAVMLSLVGGAIGVALGLGIAKVVELAAHLKAAAPLWTVLVGVGFSAGVGIFFGIYPASRAARLNPIEALRYE